In the Mauremys mutica isolate MM-2020 ecotype Southern chromosome 26, ASM2049712v1, whole genome shotgun sequence genome, TGCTAGCAAAACACCAACGGGCCGCGCGTGGTGCAAAATGAAACCCTTTGCCGTTCTGTGAGGAGGGCTGCCGGCGCTGGTGATGCCGGCGAGATGTTTTCCGCTATAAGCGAAGGAGTGAGTTGAGTCCGAATGCTTATCGGAGGCGCCCTGTTTCGGTTCGCTTCTAGCTGGGCTCGGCCGGGTTAGACGTTTCGGGGTGACTGCCGATTTTGCCGCGCGCCGCAAAGCGAGGAGAAATACGTCCGCGCGTAATAATCCAAACCGACAGGCAAAGTGAGGAAAAAGGCTGGCTGAGAAGTCATGAGTTTGCCTTCAGGGTCTTCACTACGTAACTGTGCAAAGCTTTCACTTTTCCAAGCTGTCTAGTCGTTCAATAATTGTTTGCCAATCTCCCGggactgtgaaaatttaaaaatgaaaacaattggGGGGGGAAGATGCTTAAAACCATCGTTTGgcacagctgggatttaaagataCAAACCCTGGTGGAGGGCGGGGAGGGCTTCAAAATAAATATGGATATTATCCATcgaaattataaaagaaaaaaaaatcagctactGCCAGGCCTACTTATAACTTGGGCAAACTCTGTTTGCCCTGAAATTGTCCAGTCCGGGTCTTTGCCTCGGGTTGACTTTTGggagaaaatttcagccaaaacggCTCGGCCGTTTCTGAGAATGAAGACGGGGGAAAAAATATGGCGCTTTCCCCGTGTTAAATTCTCACGACTTTCTTTGAGACCCTCCATCGCcccccagctctggagcagggactcgAAATCAGGCAGGGGTCACGGCCCCTGCTGGCAGGGACGCGGCTTTTGTTGTTCCGGGGGGGCTGGATTCTGCCCTCGTCTCTGTCGCGGAGACGTTGGCCAAGTCGCTTCCACCACGTGCTTTCCAGATGGCCACTTCCTCCCTTTCTGGGTGCCCAAAATGGGTCTGATTTGCAGCCGGGCCACGCGCTTGCCGCTGGAGTCaccgggagctgggctgggaacgCGCCAGGCACTGGGTGACACAACGTGCCGCTGCCTCGGCGGCGCCTCCGTTCTCCTGTAAGTGGGAGAACAAGCCCTCAGCTGGCAGGGCCGGTATGAGAAATCGAGGCCTGGGAAGTGCTCCCGGAGGGCCGAGCGCTGGGGGAGATGGAGCATGGCAAGCGCCGGGTTACAAGccggggtggcggggggaggcgGGTGTCCACGGATTGAGGCCGGGCTCCTGTGGAAACCGTCGCGTGCGATCGCGTGGTTATAGCCGTGACCTGCTCCGTGGCGCCGGTGGGAAGGGGCGGTCGGAGCTGCGTTTCCCAGGCGCGGCTGGGAGGCTCTGAATCCGTGATACGGCTGCGGCCTGAACGGCTCCGGCCTGGgacggggcgggcgggggcttTAAATCCAGACCCTCTCGTAGCCGGTTCTCCGGGGCCGAAGAGCTCTGTCACTCCAATGCCTGCCAAACAGCTGGGAGAAAAGGCCTCCGTGTTAAAATTCCCCATCAGCGTTGGGTGGTCACCAATCCGCGTCTCTGGTCCTCCACGGAGACCTCTGGCAAAAGCCAGGcctgtggggtggggacagggggaCGCTGAATAAGCTTATTTGGGGGGGAGGAAATCGACTTTCCGGCCTTTGTCATAACCCCAAATCGGTCCCCCGGGAGCCGTGTCTGTCAGGTCCCCTGGGGCGTGCCGGCGTGGCCGATTCAAACAGCCGGGCTGTTTCCAGCGGGGATCGGGGCTGGGAGATGAGTTAATTCAGAGCAGAGCCGTGAGAACGGTTCAAGGATTAATAATCcggcctgggagggagagacgcCGGGCGTTGGATCTGGTTCGCGGGGGACGGCTGGGGTAGTGGGCTGGCCCCGACTCCCCCCGGGTGACCCTGAACTGCTCTGATCTCTTCTGTAAAGGGGGGGGTCCTTGTGCCCCGAGGGGATCCCCCTGATCCAGGGCCCTCGGGCGAGCAGGGTCTCGGCGGGCGGGGACTCAGGGGGAGCGCGGGCGGGTGCTGACGCCGTGTCCGCttctcccccacagaaatggCCTACAAGGAGAACGTGACCCCCGGGGCCAAGGTGAGCCGAGCTCGCGGGCCGGTGGGGGGAGGGATTCTGTTGTGCCAAGCGCTGCGCAAAACCCACCTGAAATCGGAGCCCCCCCACCTGGGTGCTGCAcaaaaccctcttcccccccccccccggcctgagatcggagcccccccacccaggcactgcacaaaaccctccccccccccgcctgagatcggagcccccccacccaggtgctgcacaaaaccctccccccccccgcctgagatcggagccccccacccaggcactgcacaaaaccctccccccccacctgacATCGGAGCCCCCCCACCCGGGTGCTGcacaaaaccctcccccccccccgcctgagatcggagcccccccacccaggcacTGCACAAAACCCTCCCCCTCCTCGCCTGAGAtcggagcccccccacccaggcgctgcacaaaaccctccccccccccgcctgagatcggagccccccaacccaggcactgcacaaatccccccacccccgcccgatatctgagcccccccacccaggtgctgcacaaaaccctcccccacccccgcctgagatcagagcccccccacccaggcgctgcacaaaaccctcccccccccccggcctgagatcggagccccccacccaggcactgcacaaaaccctcccccaccgcctgagatcagagccccccccacccaggtgctgcacaaaaccctcccccacccccgcctgagatcagagcccccccacccaggcgctgcacaacaccctcccccccccgcctgagatcggagccccccacccaggcactgcacaaaaccctcccccaccgcctgagatcagagccccccccacccaggcactgcacaaaaccctcccccccgcctgagatcagagccccccacccaggcactacaaaaatccctccccccccgcccgacatCTGAGCGCCCCCACCCAGGCACTGccccaaaccctccccccccgcctgagatccgagccccccacccaggcgctgcacaaaaccctccccccccgcctgagatcagagccccccacccaggcgctgcacaaaaccctccccccccgcctgagatcagagccccgcaCCCCTGCTCTacaaaaaaccctccccccccccccgcctgagatcagagccccccccccacccaggcactgcacaaaaccctcccccccgcctgagttcagtgccccccacccaggcgctgcacaaaaccctcccccccccccgcctgagatcggagcccccccacccaggcactgcacaaacccccccccccccgcctgagatcagagcccccccacccaggcgctgcacaaatccctccccccccccaccggagatcggagcccccccacccaggtgctgcacaaaaccctcccccccgcctgagatcagagcccccccacccaggcgctgcacaaatccctcccccccccccacccaggcgctgcacaaatcccaccccccccccccacctgagatcggagccccccaacccaggcgctgcacaaatccccccacccccgcccgagATCTGAGCCCTCCCACCCAGGCACTGCACAAAACCCTCCCCCACcgcctgagatcagagcccccccacccaggcactgcacaaatccctcccccccccccacctgagatcggagcccccccacccaggtgctgcacaaaaccctcccccccacacctgagatcggagcccccccaacccaggcgctgcacaaatacccccacccccgcccgagATCTGAGCCCTCCCACCCAGGCACTGCACAAAACCCTCCCCACCGcgcctgagatcagagcccccccacccaggcactgcacaaatcccaccccccccccacctgagatctgagcccccccacccaggtgctgcacaaaaccctcccccccacacctgagatcggagcccccccacccaggcacTGCACAAAACCCTCCCCCCCTCGCCTGAGAtcggagcccccccacccagccacttcaccaaaccccccccccccgacctgaGATCGGTGCCCCCCACCCAGGCACTACacaaatccctcccccccccacctgagaTCGGAGCCCCCCACCCAGGCACTACACAAATCCCCCCGCCCGAGATCGGAGCCCCCCCACCTGGGTGCTGCACaaaaccctccccccctccccccccgcctgttatcagagccccccaccccggcgCTGCAcaaaaccctcttcccccccccctcgcctgagatcagagcccccccacccaggcgctgcacaaaagcctctccccctccccccgacctgagatctgagccccccacccaggcGCTAcaaaaatccctccccccccccccacctgagaTCGGAGCCCCCCGCCCGAGATCAGAGTCCCCCACCCAGGCACTACACAAATCCCCCCGCCCGAGATCGGAGCCCCCCCACCTGGGTGCTGcacaaaaccctccccccccccccgcctgagatcggagcccccccacccaggcgcGGCACAAAACCCTCTCCCATCACCCGGGTGCCGCGTGGggccctcgctccccccccccccccgcaagctcAGGGCACCACACGGActcccctgccccatgccagACGCTGAGGCAGCGTGAAAGCCCCTGCTCGGTGCCTGGCCACGGTGGCAGCCGCCGCAGGCGAGCGATACGTACGGCCGCGGCCCCGATTCCGAGCGCCGTCGTAAACCGGCCTtggggggggagacaccccggcaGCTTGGTCTGTTTCGCTTCCCGAGCCGAAGGGGTGAAGTCTCTAAATATCTGCCCGGGGAACCAGTCTTGGCCGATGGGGATTCGCCGGCGCGGATCGTTTTCCCACTCGAGAGGGATCCGTTCGAGGGCTTCTTTCGAGGCTGGGTCCCGGAGAGACCCCGTCCGGCCTCCGGCGCCGGCCTGTAACCCtcggctgctctctctctccccccccgcagTATGGGGTGCTGAGCGGGCCGGGCCCCCAGCGAGTCCCCCGGAAGGATCCCTACGTGCCCAGCGGCACCCCCTCCGAGTCGCTGCTGGCCCAGAGGGCCATGGCCAGCGCCAATAAGATTATCCTGAAGTCCTCCAGCGTCCACAAGCCAGGTAGggaggggcaggttggggggtacgggcgggggggggaggatctGGGGTCCCCCCCAGCTCGGCCGGGCGTTAATTCAGGGCCGTTTCGAGGCCTGTGTTAGACAGGAAGGCAGGGTGGGTGATCTCggggtcccatctggccttggaatctatgggtcTAGGGGCTAAGAATGGGGGAGATCAGCCGGCCCGACCTCCTTGGAATCTATGGGTCTAGGGGCTGAGAATGGGGGAGATCAGCCAGCCCGACCTCCTTGGAATCTATGGGTCTAGGAGCTGAGAATGGGGGAGATCAGCCGGCCCGACCTCCTTGGAATCTATGGGTCTAGGAGCTGAGAATGGGGGGAGATCAGCCGGCCCGACCTCCTTGGAATCTATGGGTCTAGGGGCTAAGAATGGGGGCAGATCAGCCGGCCCGACCTCCTTGGAATCTATGGGTCTAGGGGCTAAGAATGGGGATTTCGATCAGCCTTCGTCGCCGGGGAGGGTGGGCCTGGCACACCGGGATGTGACTCTCGCTCCCTCTCCGCAGCCGTCGCGGGCAGGGTGCCCGCCGAACCCAGCTCCGGCGCCCCGGCGGCTCAACTCGCCCCCCCGTGagtgtctctgcagggaaggggggccgggggggggcactttCCCTTAGGGGGCACTGAGATCCGGCTCCtgcgtggggtgggggagccctcACCCCGATCCGGGTGGTTCCCTGGcgatctggggcaggggaggggatttgGGGCAGCCGggccctgtgtgtgggggggagctacCAGAGGGAGGGGAGATCTAGGAGAgctgggccttggggaagggctgctggggggaggggggggatctGGGATGGTCGGATCCCGGGGAGAaggatgctgggggggggggggttctggggcGGCTGGGCAATtcggggggagggctgcctgggaggaaggggggatctggggcagctgggccctgtgggggggaggggggatcctggggggggggttctggggcagtcgggtcctgggggggggggaagggctgccTGAGGGGGCATCTggtgtggctgggctctggggaggggatctggggcagctgggccctgtgggggggagaggggatcccggggggggaaggctgcctgggggggggcgctTCTGGGGCGGTCGGGTCCCGGGGGGAAGAGCTGCCTGAGGGGGGATCTGGTGTGGCTTGGCTCCGGGGAGGGGATCTGGGGCAGCTGggccctgtgggggggaggggggatcccgggggggaaggctgcctgggggggtgggttctggggcgGTCGGATCCCGGGGGGAAGGGCTGCCTGAGGGGGGCTCTGGTGTGACTGGGCTCCGTGGAGGGGATCTGGGGTGGCCGGGCCCTGCGGGAgaagggctgccggggggggggggatgtggggcagCCAGGTCCCAGggggagggctgcctgggggtggtgggggggatgtggggcAGCCGGGTCCCAGggggagggctgcctgggggtggtgggggggatgtggggcAGCCGGGTCCCAGggggagggctgcctgggggtggtgggggggatgtggggcAGCCGGGTCCCAAGGGGAGGGCTGCGTGGGagcagggggcgagggggggatCCGGGGCAGTgcacatcccctgccccccccctcggcATCCCATTCTGCCCCCCCGACTCTAAccccccccttgccccccccagGCGAGTGTTCACCATCAACGACTTCGAGATCGGGCGCCCGCTGGGCAAGGGGAAATTCGGGAACGTCTACCTGGCGCGGGAGCGGGCGTCCCGCTTCATCGTGGCGCTCAAGGTGCTCTTCAAGTCGCAGATGGAGAAGGAGGGCGTGGAGCACCAGCTGCGGCGGGAGATCGAGATCCAGTCCCATCTCCAGTGGGTGGGGCCGGGCGCGGGCGGGGCAGggtcctggctgggggggggcggggcgggggtcgACCCCGGGAAGGGATtggcggggggccccccccgAAGCCTGGCCCGCAGATAAGGGACCCGGGAGAGCGGGAAGCAGCGAGAAGGTGGAAGCCCCTTGGAGTGGGGGTGTCCCGGGCGCAGCCCTGAAGCCGTGGATTGGCCCAGTCTTGGGGGGCTGCCCTCCCCTGGGAGGGGCCCATGACACCCCCTCAGTAAGCAATGTCCCAGGCcgtgcatggggggggggtctctggccgGGGGATCTGGGGCAGTGGAGAGGGGAGACACCCCCTCAGCTGGGCCATGGGCGGGGGGCCACTCTCGCCGTGCTCAGCCCCAGctctcactgccccccccccgcctttggCCCGCAGACACCCCAACATCCTGCGCTTCTACAACTATTTCCACGACAAGAAGCGGGTCTACCTGATCCTGGAGTACGCGCCCCGCGGCGAGCTCTACAAGGAGCTGCAGAAGTGCCGGCAGTTCGACGAGCAGAAGACCGCCACGGTGAGCGTgcggggggcagccccccccaggccggggggggcaAGGGCAGATGGGGGGCTGCAGGCCCCTCTTAGATACAGGCCTGGCACGTGCCAGCTCCACCTtggctgtgagggtggcagggtCTAGGGGGAGAGCACTGGCcgggagtcaggatgcctgggttctctgctaGTTTGAGGGGCGTgcggtctaatggttagagcaggggggctgggaatcatagaatctcagggttggaagggacctcaggaggtatctagtccaaccccctgctcaaagcaggaccaaccccaactaaatcatcccagccagggctttgtcaagccgggccttaaaaacctctaaggaaggagattccaccacctccctagggaacccattccagtgcttcgccacccgcctcgtgaaatagtgtttcctaatatccaccctagacctgccccactgcaacctgagaccatcgctccttgttctgtcatctgccacccctgagaacagtctagatccatcctctttggaaccccctttcaggcagttgaaagcagcgatcaaatcccccctcagtcttctcttctgtagactaaacaatcccagttccctcagcctctcctcgtaagtcatgtgctccagcccccgaatcattttcgttgccctccgctggactctctccaatttatccacatcctccttgtagtgtggggcccaaaactggacacagtactccagatgaggcctcaccaatgttgaatagaggggaatgatcacatccctcgatctgctggcaatgcccctacttatacagcccaaaatgccgttagccttcttggcaacaagggcgccctgctgactcatatccagcttctcgtccaccgtaacccctaggtccttttctgcagaactgctgcccagccatttggtccctagtctgtaacagcgcatgggattcttccatcctaagtgcaggactctgcacttgtccttcttgaacctcatcaggtttcttttggcccaatcctctaatgtgtccaggtccctctgtatccgatccctaccctccagcgtatccaccactcctcccagtttagtgtcatctgcaaacttgctgagggtgcagtccacaccatcctccagatcattaatgaagatattgaacaaaaccggccccagcaccgacccttggggcactccacttgataccggctgccaactagacatggaaccattgatcactacccgttgagcccgaccatctagccagttttctatccaccttaccgtccattcatccagcccagacttctttaacttgccggcaagaatactgtgggagactgtatcaaaagctttgctaaagtcaaggaataacacagccactgctttcccctcatccacagagccggttatctcctcctAGAAGGCAAtcgggttggtcaggcatgacttgcccttggtgaatccatgctgactgttcctgatcactttcccctcctttaagtgcttcagaattgattccttgaggacctgttccatgatttttccagggactgaggtgaggctgactggcctgtagttccccggatcctcctccttcccttttttaaagatgggcactacagtagcctttttccagtcatccgggacctccctcgTTCGCCAGGAGTTTtcgaagataatggccaatggctctgcaatcacctcCGCCAActccctcggatgcagcgcatccggccccatggacttgtgctcgtccagcttttctaaatagtcccgaaccacttctttctccacagagggctggtcacctcctccccacaccgtgctgcccagtgcagccgtctgggagctgaccttgtctgtgaagacagaggccaaaaaatcattgagtacgttagctttttccacatcctctgtcactaggtggCCTccttcattcagcaaggggcccacactttccttgacttgcTTCTTGTTGCTAACGTGCCTGTAGAAACCCGGCTTGTTCCTCTTaccatctcttgctagctgcaactccacgtgtgatttggccttcctgatttcactcccgCATGCCTGAGCAagacttttatactcctccctggtcatttgtccaagcttccacttcttgtaagctgcttttttgtgtttaagatcagcaaagatttcactgttaagccaagctggtcgcctgccatatttgctgttctttctgcacatcgggatggtttgtttctgcGCCCTCGATAAGGctgctttaaaatacagccagctctcccggactccttccccctcatgttattctcccaggggatcctgcccatcagttccctgagggagtccaaatctgcttttctgaagtccagagtccggATTCCGCTGCTTTTGTCGGGATCccgaactcgaccatctcatggtcactgctgcccaggttcccatccactttcgcttcctctactatttcttctctgtttgtgagcagcaggtcaagaggagcacggcccatggttggttcctccagcacttgcaccaggaaattgtcccctacgctttccaaaaacttcctggctTGTCTGTGcgccgctgtattgctctcccagccgATATTTAAGTGATTAAAGTCTCCCgttgagaaccagggcctgcgatctagtattctgctagttgccggaagagaGCCTcgtccacctcctcctcctggtctggtggtctatagcggACGCCCGCCACGACATCCCCCTGGTTGCGCCCACTTCTAAACTTCATCCAGAGACGCTCCGGTTTTTCGGCAGTTTCGTACCGGAGCTCTGAGCGGTCGTACTGCTCCGACGTACAACGCGGCTCCCCCACCTTTCCTGCCCTGCCTGACGGTTCATATCCATCCACGACCGTGCTCCGGTCACGCGAGTGCTCCCACCacgtctctgttattccaatcacatcgtAGTTCCTTGACCGTGCCGGGACGTCcagttccccaggcttcttgcgttggtgtccaggcgctgcagagaactcgctgattgtcccgctttctccgtctgaggcaggagccctcccctctggCGCTCTCCGGCTCGTGCGTCCTCCCCGTGTCCCGCGTCCcccggggctttggtctccttcccccggtgaacctagttcaAAGCCCCCCTCGCTAGGCCGGCcggcctgcttgcgaagatgctcctCCCGCTCGGCGTGAGGTGGAGCCCGGCTCTGCCTTGGAGTCTTGAgctccctccccggctctgggaggggagcgggggctggtggttagagcggggggggctgggagccaggactcctgggttctctgcccggctctgggaggggagtgggggctggtggttagagcggggggggctgggagccaggactcctgggttctctgcccggctctgggaggggagcgagggctggtgggtcagagcagggcgggctgggagccaggactcctgggttctctccccggctctgggaggggagcgggggctggtgggtcagagcagggggggctgggagccaggactcctgggttttctccccggctctgggaggggagtggggcctggtggttagagcagggggggggctgggagccaggactcctgggttctctcccgggctctgggaggggagcgggggctggtgggtcagagcggggggggctgggagccaggactcctgggttctctccctggctctgggaggggagcaggggctggtgggttagagcagggggggctgggagccaggactcctgggttctctccccggctctgggaggggagcgggggctggtgggtcagagcagggcgggctgggagccaggactcctgggttctctccccggctctgggaggggagcgggggctggtgggtcagagcagggggggctgggagccaggactcctgggttctctccccggctctgggaggggagcgggggctggtgggttagagcaggggggctgggagccaggactcctgggttctctccccggctctgggaggggagtgggggctggtggttagagcaggggggcgctgggagccaggactcctgggttctctccccggctctgggaggggagcgggggctggtgg is a window encoding:
- the LOC123356615 gene encoding aurora kinase C-like, which codes for MAYKENVTPGAKYGVLSGPGPQRVPRKDPYVPSGTPSESLLAQRAMASANKIILKSSSVHKPAVAGRVPAEPSSGAPAAQLAPPRVFTINDFEIGRPLGKGKFGNVYLARERASRFIVALKVLFKSQMEKEGVEHQLRREIEIQSHLQHPNILRFYNYFHDKKRVYLILEYAPRGELYKELQKCRQFDEQKTATFMEELADALLYCHAKKVIHRDIKPENLLMGLKGELKIADFGWSVHAPSLRRRTMCGTLDYLPPEMIEGKTHDEKVDLWCIGVLCYELLVGQPPFESSTHTETYRRITKNRLTAKLRRASQSPVARVPHRQAVVRGPRLLGEVTPGPLRQETLFPPPR